The DNA window GACTACGTCGTCAACCCGGCGCTCGCGATCCCGTTCGGCGGCTTCCTGCCGACGCTGGCCGCCAACTTCACCGCCAACCTGGTGCGCAACCTCTGGTCGCACTCGGTGATCATGTGCGGTCACTTCCCCGAGGGCGTCGAGACCTTCGAGCGGAAGTCGATCCCGGAGAACGAGACCCGCGGCGAGTGGTACCTGCGCCAGATGCTCGGCTCCGCCAACATCTCCGGCTCCAAGGCGATGCACCTGATGAGCGGCAACCTGTCGCACCAGATCGAGCACCACCTCTTCCCCGACCTGCCGTCCAACCGCTACGCCGAGGTCGCGCCGAAGGTGCACGCGCTCTTCGACAAGTACGGCCTCAACTACCACGAGGCGCCGCTGCCGCAGCAGGTCTACTCGGCCTGGCACAAGGTGGTCCGGCTCTCGCTGCCCAACGGCTGGATGGCGACGACCACCGTCAAGAACGCGCCCGAGCAGGCCAAGCTCCTCTGGGCGATGACCACCAAGGGCCCGAAGGTCCGCCGCGCCGCCGCTGCTCGTCTGCAGCAGCAGGCGCGTCGGATGACGACGGCTGCCTGACCGCTTCAGGGATACCCGGTTAACCGGGTATCCCTGAACTTCTCGGGCATTGCAGTGCCTGAGGAGTTCACGAAGTGCCCGAGGAGTACGCCGTCAGCGACCGATCGCGTCGAGCTCGGCCACGTCCTCGGGCGACAGCACCAGCCCCGCACCGGCGACGTTCTCGCGCAGGTGCGCGACGGACGAGGTGCCCGGGATGAGCAGGATGTTGGGCGAGCGCTGGAGCAGCCAGGCAAGCGCGACCGCCATCGGCGAGGCGTCAAGCCGCTCGGCCACCGCCGAGAGCGCCGAGGACTGCAGCGGCGAGAAGCCGCCGAGCGGGAAGTACGGCACGTACGCGATGCCCTGCTCGGCCAGGGAGTCGACCAGCTCGTCGTCCGAGCGGCGGGCGAGGTTGTAGAGGTTCTGCACGCAGACGATCGGCGCCATGGCCTGGGCCTCCGCGACCTGCTCGGCGTTGACCGTCGACAGTCCGAGGTGCCGGATCAGGCCCTCCTGCTGCAGCTCGACCAGCGCGCCGTACGGCTCCGCCAACGAGCCCGGCTCCGGACCCTCCACGGCGCCGAGGCGCAGGTTGACGACGTCGAGAGTGTCGAGGCCGAGGTTCTCCAGGTTGTCGAGCACGGCCTGGCGCAGCTCGTGCGGCGCCCGCGCGTGCGGCCAGCCACCCTCGGCGTCACGTCGGGCACCGACCTTGGTCACGATGGTCAGGGAGTCGGCGTAGGGGTGCAGCGCCTCCTTGATGATCCGGTTGGTGACGTGCGGGCCGTAGAAGTCGCTGGTGTCGATGTGGGTGATGCCCAGCTCGACCGCCGTCCGGAGCACGTCGAGCGCTCCGTCGTGGTCGGCCGGCGGCCCGAAGACGCCGGGACCGGCGAGCTGCATGGCGCCGTACCCGACGCGGGTGACCGTCAGGTCGCCCATCGTCCAGGTGCCGCCGGGGAGTGAGGTCGTGGAGGTCGTCATGCCTCCACCTTGCGTCGCCCCCGCAAGGACACCCAGAGCCCCCGTGATCCTGGGAGTGACAGGGACAGGGACGGTACGACGGGCGCGGCTACCGTGGTCCGGGTGAGCGACGACAACCGGCTGGGCGACTACCTGCGGGCCCGCCGCGAGCTGGTGTCGCCGGAGAGCGTCGGCATCCCGGCCCACGGCGTACGACGCGTCGCCGGTCTCCGCCGCGAGGAGGTCGCCATGCTGG is part of the Nocardioides conyzicola genome and encodes:
- a CDS encoding aldo/keto reductase family oxidoreductase, whose amino-acid sequence is MTTSTTSLPGGTWTMGDLTVTRVGYGAMQLAGPGVFGPPADHDGALDVLRTAVELGITHIDTSDFYGPHVTNRIIKEALHPYADSLTIVTKVGARRDAEGGWPHARAPHELRQAVLDNLENLGLDTLDVVNLRLGAVEGPEPGSLAEPYGALVELQQEGLIRHLGLSTVNAEQVAEAQAMAPIVCVQNLYNLARRSDDELVDSLAEQGIAYVPYFPLGGFSPLQSSALSAVAERLDASPMAVALAWLLQRSPNILLIPGTSSVAHLRENVAGAGLVLSPEDVAELDAIGR